The following proteins are co-located in the Sphingobacteriaceae bacterium genome:
- a CDS encoding TetR/AcrR family transcriptional regulator: protein MMIDVKIKMNSHLFVKDPEQSELGRKIVTKGLELINSIGFEEFTFKKLAKSINTTEASIYRYFENKHRLLTYLISWYWSFLEFKIIYHTNNIKNPKDKLIKVLEILAKPENTKHQSDYLSEKDIYQLLVYEGAKSYLTRHVTVDNRELHFKPLKSLTKCISDFILEFKPKFKYANSLASTLIETTYSQKFFMNNLTTLTSFRDKKDLNGLFHYLELLLFNCLK from the coding sequence ATGATGATAGATGTTAAAATAAAAATGAATTCACATCTTTTTGTAAAGGATCCTGAACAGTCGGAATTGGGTCGTAAAATTGTAACCAAAGGATTGGAACTTATCAATTCTATTGGTTTTGAAGAATTTACATTTAAAAAACTCGCCAAGTCAATAAACACAACCGAAGCCAGCATTTATAGATATTTTGAAAATAAACATCGCCTATTAACGTACCTCATTTCCTGGTATTGGTCGTTTTTAGAATTTAAAATAATATATCATACCAATAATATTAAAAATCCCAAAGATAAGCTGATTAAAGTGCTTGAAATTTTGGCTAAACCTGAAAATACCAAACACCAATCTGATTACTTATCTGAAAAAGACATATACCAATTACTCGTTTATGAGGGAGCTAAATCTTATTTAACCCGACATGTCACCGTGGACAATCGCGAGTTACATTTTAAACCTTTGAAAAGCCTAACGAAATGCATTTCAGATTTCATTCTCGAATTTAAGCCTAAATTCAAATATGCTAATTCTTTGGCTTCAACCCTTATTGAAACCACTTATAGTCAGAAATTCTTCATGAATAATTTAACTACTTTAACCAGTTTTAGGGATAAAAAAGATTTAAACGGATTATTCCATTATCTGGAGTTATTATTATTCAATTGCCTTAAATAA
- a CDS encoding HlyD family efflux transporter periplasmic adaptor subunit — protein MKTPFDLFVTWLKNERKTLSKVYLLSGVQGLMYLSIPLCIQGIITYTMAGRFTSSLFLIAFVAILAVVFLSYFQLWQLRINETINQKLFATLTDRISSLLQVTSDREQISFKINQFFDVVTLQKGVGKILLDFTFAIISIVIGLLILPVYSSWFLIFTLLMVGGLYFIIRTKGRGAIQSNLETSRSKYRLAKWLQESTLKIIKEEDDEYEKSDKFLDDYLSARKKHFKSLEWQFKGIMIFNIVFVSILLIVGIFLVQSGELNIGQFVATEIIIFLIINSVEKLIFNLDTCYDVVVALVKIDEMFAYHPEISFLDNEPNKMPAAQNYYSHHYSKKIKMAFYGILIAIVIVVFLPWTQTIRADGKVTVINPEKQPQTIHTRISGRIEKWYVSEGQYVKKGDTIAFISEVKDEYLDPSLLTRSESQIKSKEQNIVSYENKINSIDEQVDALTKNLQLKTEQLKNKRLQGKNKVVSDSMEMVTAKNNYIVAEEQLKRYEELLKKDVISKTDFENRKIKLQDAGAKMISAENKWAISKNELLNIDIELNSIRQEFNEKLMKAESEKFSTFSTLYDAEATLTKMQNQLANYSIRQNYYYVLAPQDGLVMQTFYQGIGEIVKDGASICSIVPESNEQSVEVYVDPIDLPLIEEGRVIQLQFDGWPAFVFSGWPGVSFGTYSAEVISIDRNISDNGKFRVLAMNKLAQKWPEAIKPGGGVEGFVLLKDVPLIYELWRKANGFPPEFYNSLNKKDNSVNKDKKEEGKREDK, from the coding sequence ATGAAAACTCCATTTGACCTTTTTGTTACCTGGTTAAAAAATGAACGCAAAACCTTATCAAAGGTGTATTTACTGTCGGGTGTACAGGGCTTGATGTATTTATCTATACCCCTTTGTATACAGGGAATTATTACCTATACCATGGCAGGCAGATTTACTTCTTCCTTATTTTTAATTGCTTTTGTAGCCATATTAGCTGTAGTTTTTTTAAGTTATTTTCAGTTGTGGCAGTTAAGAATTAATGAAACCATTAATCAAAAACTATTTGCCACTTTAACAGACCGTATTTCTTCCTTATTACAAGTGACCAGTGACAGGGAACAAATTTCATTTAAAATTAATCAGTTTTTCGACGTGGTTACTTTACAAAAAGGGGTAGGTAAAATTTTATTAGACTTTACTTTTGCCATTATCAGTATAGTTATTGGATTACTCATTTTGCCGGTTTACAGTTCCTGGTTTTTAATATTTACCTTATTGATGGTTGGAGGTTTATATTTTATTATCCGAACAAAAGGTAGAGGCGCAATTCAGTCCAATTTGGAAACCTCCAGAAGCAAATATCGTTTGGCTAAGTGGTTACAAGAATCCACCTTGAAAATCATTAAAGAAGAAGATGATGAATACGAAAAGAGTGATAAATTTTTGGATGACTATTTATCGGCAAGAAAAAAACATTTTAAATCGCTGGAGTGGCAATTCAAAGGGATAATGATTTTTAATATTGTATTTGTTTCTATTTTATTAATAGTTGGTATTTTTTTGGTTCAAAGTGGTGAGTTAAATATTGGGCAGTTTGTAGCCACTGAAATTATCATTTTCTTAATTATTAACTCCGTAGAAAAATTAATTTTTAATTTGGATACCTGCTATGATGTAGTGGTTGCATTGGTGAAAATTGATGAAATGTTTGCCTATCATCCCGAAATTTCTTTTCTCGACAACGAACCCAATAAAATGCCGGCTGCGCAAAATTACTATAGCCATCACTATTCTAAAAAAATAAAAATGGCATTTTACGGAATCCTAATCGCTATAGTTATTGTTGTGTTTTTGCCGTGGACACAAACCATACGTGCCGATGGGAAGGTTACTGTAATTAATCCGGAAAAACAACCACAAACCATTCATACTCGCATTTCTGGACGAATAGAAAAATGGTACGTGAGCGAAGGGCAGTATGTAAAAAAGGGAGATACCATTGCTTTTATTTCAGAAGTAAAGGACGAATATTTGGATCCTTCCTTATTAACAAGATCCGAATCGCAAATAAAATCGAAGGAGCAAAATATTGTTTCGTATGAGAATAAAATAAATTCAATTGACGAACAAGTAGATGCTTTAACTAAAAACCTGCAATTAAAAACCGAGCAGTTAAAAAACAAAAGATTACAAGGTAAAAACAAAGTGGTATCTGATAGTATGGAGATGGTTACCGCAAAAAACAATTATATAGTGGCAGAAGAACAATTGAAACGCTATGAAGAATTGCTAAAAAAAGATGTTATATCAAAAACTGATTTTGAAAATCGGAAAATAAAATTGCAGGATGCCGGGGCCAAAATGATTTCAGCGGAAAATAAATGGGCAATCAGTAAAAACGAATTATTGAATATTGACATCGAATTAAATTCAATTCGGCAGGAATTCAATGAAAAACTAATGAAGGCTGAATCTGAAAAATTTTCCACTTTTTCAACGCTATATGATGCAGAAGCTACATTAACAAAAATGCAAAATCAATTGGCAAATTATTCCATTCGTCAAAATTATTATTATGTTTTGGCGCCGCAAGATGGATTAGTGATGCAAACATTTTATCAAGGTATTGGTGAAATTGTGAAAGATGGAGCTTCCATTTGCAGTATTGTTCCGGAAAGCAACGAACAAAGCGTTGAAGTATACGTAGATCCGATTGATTTGCCTTTGATAGAGGAGGGTAGGGTAATTCAATTGCAATTTGATGGTTGGCCTGCCTTTGTATTCAGTGGTTGGCCCGGGGTTAGTTTTGGAACTTATTCTGCTGAAGTTATTTCTATTGATCGAAATATAAGCGATAATGGAAAATTCAGAGTGTTAGCGATGAATAAATTAGCACAAAAATGGCCTGAAGCTATTAAGCCCGGCGGAGGAGTGGAAGGTTTTGTGCTCTTAAAGGATGTGCCATTGATTTATGAATTATGGCGAAAAGCCAACGGTTTTCCGCCGGAATTTTATAACTCATTAAATAAGAAGGATAACTCAGTAAATAAAGATAAAAAAGAAGAGGGTAAGCGTGAAGACAAATAG
- a CDS encoding aspartate kinase: protein MQIFKFGGASVKDAEAVRNVADILRKKADKATLVVISAMGKTTNKLEEITNAYFYKEGDQNQLLNELKQFHLQIIRELFGENHKKIEEEIENVCTEIEWATEEEISGSYNFHYDQIVSQGEILATKIVSAYLNHIQLKNIWLDARSFIQTDNNYREGKVDYELSQSLILKNLMPLFEQCNILITQGFIGGTSENFSTTLGREGSDYTAALMAYFTNAEKVIIWKDVPGVLNADPKYFKNTKKLDELTYHDAIELTYFGASVIHPKTIKPLQNKNIPLYVQSFLKPDEKGTVIKDNEKRNNITSYIFKENQILLSIQPKDFSFIAEENLALIFSLFSKHKVHANMIQNSAISFSVCLDYDVHKIDPLIAELQLQFNTLYNTPVQLMTIRNYNEEIIAKLSGGKLILIEQRSRNTHQMVMKEEI, encoded by the coding sequence ATGCAGATTTTTAAATTTGGCGGGGCCTCGGTAAAGGATGCGGAAGCTGTACGGAATGTAGCCGACATACTTCGGAAAAAAGCCGACAAGGCTACCTTAGTTGTTATATCAGCTATGGGAAAAACCACGAACAAACTGGAAGAAATTACTAATGCCTACTTTTATAAAGAAGGAGATCAAAATCAATTATTAAATGAATTAAAACAATTTCACTTACAAATCATTCGTGAATTGTTTGGTGAGAATCATAAAAAAATAGAAGAGGAAATTGAAAATGTTTGTACCGAAATTGAATGGGCAACAGAAGAAGAAATTTCGGGTTCATATAATTTTCATTACGATCAAATTGTTTCTCAGGGTGAAATTTTAGCCACAAAAATTGTTTCGGCTTATTTAAATCACATTCAACTTAAAAATATTTGGCTCGATGCGCGAAGCTTTATTCAAACCGACAACAATTACCGCGAAGGAAAAGTAGATTATGAACTCAGTCAATCATTAATTCTGAAAAATTTAATGCCCCTTTTTGAACAGTGCAATATTCTAATCACCCAGGGATTTATAGGAGGTACTTCCGAAAATTTCAGCACTACACTCGGACGTGAAGGAAGTGATTATACAGCAGCGCTTATGGCCTATTTTACCAATGCCGAAAAAGTAATTATCTGGAAAGATGTTCCGGGTGTATTAAATGCCGATCCGAAGTATTTTAAGAATACCAAAAAACTAGACGAACTTACCTATCATGATGCCATTGAGTTAACTTACTTCGGCGCTTCGGTTATCCATCCTAAAACAATCAAACCGCTGCAAAATAAAAATATACCCCTTTATGTGCAATCCTTTTTAAAACCTGACGAGAAAGGAACAGTTATTAAAGACAATGAAAAACGGAATAACATAACCAGTTATATTTTTAAAGAAAATCAAATTTTACTTTCTATTCAACCAAAAGATTTTAGTTTTATCGCCGAAGAAAATCTCGCACTTATTTTTAGTCTATTTTCCAAACACAAAGTACACGCTAACATGATTCAAAATTCGGCTATAAGTTTTAGTGTTTGTTTAGATTATGATGTACATAAAATTGACCCTTTAATTGCAGAGTTGCAATTACAATTCAATACTTTATACAATACGCCTGTTCAGCTGATGACCATCAGAAATTATAATGAAGAAATTATTGCTAAACTAAGTGGGGGAAAATTAATTTTAATTGAACAAAGGAGCAGAAACACCCATCAAATGGTAATGAAAGAAGAGATTTAA
- a CDS encoding acyl-CoA carboxylase subunit beta produces MDLEFNKNDDCMRLLISQMEQRLQKIYLGGGKSRIDKLHEQGKMTARERIDFLLDKNTQRIEIGAFAGYEMYPEHGGCPSGGVVVVIGYVSGKQCIVVANDATVKAGAWFPITGKKNLRAQEIAMENHLPIIYLVDSAGVYLPMQDEIFPDKEHFGRIFRNNAVMSSMGILQIAAVMGSCVAGGAYLPIMSDEAMIVDKTGSIFLAGSYLVKAAVGENIDNETLGGASTHCEISGVTDHKCKDDADCLTRIKNIMSKIGDYDKAGFNRTEPMPPKKEQKEIYGIIPDTRDKQYDMYEIIARLIDNGEFDEYKELYGRSIICGYARVDGWAVGIVANQRKVVKGKKPGGSTEMQFGGVIYSDSADKAARFIMNCNQKKIPLVFIQDATGFMVGSRSEHGGIIKDGAKLVNAMSNSVVPKFTIIVGNSYGAANYAMCGKAYDPRLIVGWPTAQVAVMGGAQAAKVLVQIEVASLKAKGEEITPEKETELFNKIKDRYDTQTTPYYAASRIWLDAIIDPLETRKVISMGIEMANHAPITKKYNVGVIQT; encoded by the coding sequence ATGGATCTGGAATTCAATAAAAATGATGACTGTATGCGTTTGCTTATTTCGCAAATGGAACAACGTCTGCAAAAAATATATTTAGGTGGTGGAAAATCGCGAATTGATAAATTACACGAGCAAGGTAAAATGACAGCTCGTGAACGTATAGATTTTTTGCTTGACAAAAACACACAACGCATAGAAATTGGCGCATTTGCAGGTTACGAAATGTACCCCGAACACGGCGGCTGTCCTTCCGGTGGTGTGGTTGTGGTTATCGGATATGTAAGCGGAAAGCAATGTATAGTGGTAGCCAATGATGCTACCGTAAAGGCCGGCGCTTGGTTTCCGATAACCGGCAAGAAAAATTTAAGGGCGCAGGAAATTGCAATGGAAAATCATTTACCCATTATTTATTTAGTGGATAGCGCCGGAGTTTATTTACCTATGCAGGATGAAATTTTTCCGGATAAAGAACATTTTGGAAGAATTTTCAGAAACAATGCGGTAATGAGCAGCATGGGCATATTACAAATTGCAGCAGTTATGGGCTCTTGTGTAGCCGGTGGGGCTTATTTACCCATCATGAGTGACGAAGCTATGATAGTAGATAAAACCGGTTCAATATTTTTGGCTGGAAGTTATTTGGTGAAAGCCGCTGTAGGTGAAAATATTGATAATGAAACTTTAGGCGGAGCCTCTACGCATTGTGAAATTAGCGGAGTTACCGACCACAAATGCAAAGATGATGCCGATTGCTTAACGCGAATCAAAAACATCATGAGCAAAATTGGTGATTATGATAAGGCCGGATTTAATCGCACTGAACCCATGCCCCCTAAAAAAGAACAAAAAGAAATTTACGGAATCATTCCGGATACTAGAGATAAACAATACGACATGTATGAAATAATTGCTCGTCTTATTGATAATGGTGAGTTTGATGAGTATAAAGAATTATATGGCAGAAGTATTATTTGTGGTTACGCTCGCGTAGATGGTTGGGCTGTTGGTATAGTAGCTAATCAAAGAAAAGTAGTAAAGGGAAAAAAACCGGGAGGTAGTACAGAAATGCAATTTGGCGGTGTAATTTATAGTGATAGTGCCGATAAAGCTGCACGCTTCATTATGAATTGTAATCAGAAAAAAATTCCATTGGTATTTATTCAAGATGCAACCGGATTTATGGTGGGCTCCCGATCTGAACACGGGGGAATTATTAAAGATGGCGCCAAGTTGGTTAACGCTATGAGTAATTCAGTTGTTCCAAAATTTACCATTATTGTAGGTAATAGTTATGGCGCCGCCAATTACGCCATGTGCGGCAAAGCCTACGACCCGCGTTTAATTGTTGGATGGCCCACGGCACAGGTTGCCGTAATGGGTGGAGCACAAGCGGCTAAAGTGTTGGTGCAAATTGAAGTGGCCAGCTTAAAAGCCAAGGGTGAGGAAATTACTCCGGAAAAAGAGACAGAGCTTTTTAATAAAATAAAGGATCGATACGATACACAAACTACACCTTATTACGCCGCATCACGCATTTGGTTAGATGCTATTATTGACCCATTGGAAACCCGTAAAGTAATAAGCATGGGAATTGAAATGGCTAATCATGCGCCAATCACTAAAAAGTACAATGTGGGAGTAATACAAACTTAA
- a CDS encoding MoxR family ATPase, with product MNYKSDTEAIEGFVAKYKELNKEIGKVIVGQEETIKNVLIAIFSKGHCLLVGVPGLAKTLLVNTISEALGLSFSRIQFTPDLMPGDIIGNEILDEQRNFKFIKGPVFANIVLADEINRTPPKTQAALLEAMQERQVTAAGKKYILDNPFFVLATQNPIEQEGTYPLPEAQLDRFMFNVWLDYPKFQEELQVVKLTTANAKVNLNKILNAEEIVFYQELIRKIPVADNVVEYAVKLVNKTRLNSEFSSEEAKKYLLWGAGPRASQYLIIGAKCHAAINGKFSPDIEDVKAIAVPILRHRIVLNYKAEAEGVSVENIINKIL from the coding sequence ATGAATTACAAATCAGATACCGAAGCAATTGAAGGATTTGTTGCGAAGTACAAAGAATTAAATAAAGAAATTGGCAAAGTAATTGTTGGGCAGGAAGAAACCATAAAAAATGTGTTAATTGCCATTTTCAGCAAAGGCCATTGTTTATTAGTTGGTGTTCCGGGCTTAGCCAAAACCTTATTAGTAAATACTATTTCAGAAGCTTTGGGCCTTTCCTTTTCCAGAATTCAATTTACACCGGATTTAATGCCCGGAGATATTATCGGAAACGAAATTTTGGATGAACAACGTAATTTTAAATTTATTAAAGGTCCGGTTTTCGCGAATATTGTTTTAGCAGACGAAATTAACCGTACTCCACCTAAAACGCAGGCTGCCTTATTAGAGGCCATGCAGGAAAGACAAGTTACCGCTGCCGGAAAAAAATATATTTTAGATAATCCCTTTTTTGTTCTGGCTACTCAAAATCCTATAGAGCAAGAAGGAACTTACCCGCTTCCGGAAGCACAACTCGATCGTTTTATGTTTAACGTTTGGCTGGATTATCCGAAATTTCAGGAAGAATTACAAGTGGTAAAATTAACCACAGCTAATGCTAAAGTTAATCTGAATAAAATATTAAATGCAGAAGAAATTGTTTTTTATCAGGAATTGATTCGTAAAATTCCGGTTGCCGATAACGTAGTGGAATATGCCGTTAAATTAGTGAACAAAACAAGATTGAATAGTGAGTTTAGCAGTGAAGAAGCGAAAAAATATTTATTGTGGGGTGCGGGTCCGCGTGCTTCTCAGTATTTAATCATCGGTGCTAAATGCCACGCAGCAATAAATGGGAAATTTAGTCCGGATATTGAGGACGTGAAAGCAATTGCTGTTCCAATCCTACGCCACAGAATAGTTTTAAATTATAAAGCAGAAGCGGAAGGAGTAAGTGTAGAAAATATTATAAATAAAATTTTGTAA
- a CDS encoding rhomboid family intramembrane serine protease translates to MNKYLFHPYSIYHFKEHYRFLTHAFIHGDFIHLAFNCLAFLSFGLSIENHYFPVLFGEKLGKVLYLLLFTGGIYAASITEFFRNKNNKDYSSLGASGAISSVMFCWIMLSPLGTIGFFFIPMKGWIAGLLLLGVSYYLIRRKKTSDYNDNISHESHFWGALFGIAFILVAKPAVARAFVQQVFGINL, encoded by the coding sequence ATGAATAAATATTTATTTCATCCGTATTCGATTTATCATTTTAAGGAACATTATCGATTTTTAACGCACGCATTTATTCATGGGGATTTTATTCATCTCGCATTTAATTGTTTGGCTTTTTTAAGTTTCGGATTAAGTATTGAAAATCATTATTTCCCGGTATTATTCGGAGAAAAACTGGGGAAAGTTTTATATTTATTATTGTTTACGGGTGGAATATACGCCGCATCTATTACCGAATTTTTCAGAAATAAAAACAACAAGGATTATTCTTCATTAGGCGCGAGTGGTGCTATTTCTTCTGTGATGTTTTGCTGGATTATGTTGAGTCCGCTCGGAACTATCGGTTTTTTCTTTATTCCCATGAAGGGGTGGATTGCAGGATTGTTGTTATTGGGCGTGAGTTATTATTTAATACGTCGGAAAAAAACAAGCGATTACAATGATAATATTTCGCATGAATCTCATTTTTGGGGTGCGTTATTTGGAATCGCATTTATATTGGTAGCCAAACCGGCGGTGGCAAGAGCATTTGTGCAGCAGGTTTTCGGGATAAATTTGTAA
- a CDS encoding peptidylprolyl isomerase has translation MKKLLYIGLGLLSQFIILAQEPPVVLDRVIGVVGKYPILLSDLQTTMVEQEKREAPLDLCKAYELMVFQKLLIAQADRDSVTVGDAEVENELNRRMAYYIQMFKSEEELEKFYGKRTNVIKDEMRGEVQEQLVAQKMQGKITGDVKPTPAEIRLFFKSIPEDSLPLINSEVELQQIVRKPNYSFEAKLEAKEQIESYRQRILKGEASMSTLARLYSEDPGSAKEGGFYANVARGVMDPAFEAVAFSLKNGEISKVFETTYGYHFIELVQRKGELLDLRHILMIPKMSNSDFFRSKLFLDSVYTLIREGKYTFEEAAYKFSDDKETKQNGGLMINPSTASTKFDNEDLSQIDQNLIVTLNSMQIGEISKPMQFTGTTDGKPAFRIVKLKNRIDPHKANLKDDYQKLALMATSERNRKNIRDWIRKRSKITYIKLDPEFACTFESDWTINSD, from the coding sequence TTGAAAAAACTTTTATACATAGGACTAGGATTACTGAGTCAGTTTATCATTTTGGCGCAGGAACCACCTGTTGTTCTTGATCGGGTAATTGGGGTTGTGGGCAAGTATCCTATTTTGTTAAGCGATTTGCAAACTACGATGGTAGAGCAGGAGAAAAGAGAAGCACCGTTAGATCTTTGTAAAGCGTATGAATTAATGGTGTTCCAAAAATTATTGATTGCCCAGGCTGATAGAGATAGTGTTACCGTTGGGGATGCAGAAGTAGAGAATGAATTGAATCGTAGAATGGCGTACTATATTCAGATGTTTAAGTCAGAGGAAGAATTAGAGAAATTTTACGGTAAACGTACCAATGTGATTAAAGATGAAATGCGCGGAGAAGTGCAAGAGCAATTGGTGGCTCAAAAAATGCAGGGCAAGATTACCGGTGATGTAAAACCAACGCCTGCCGAGATTCGATTATTTTTTAAATCTATACCCGAAGATAGCTTGCCCTTGATTAATTCGGAAGTAGAATTGCAGCAAATAGTTCGTAAACCCAACTACAGTTTTGAAGCCAAACTGGAGGCTAAAGAACAAATCGAATCTTACCGTCAGCGAATATTGAAAGGTGAGGCCTCTATGAGCACGTTGGCCAGGTTATACAGTGAAGATCCGGGTTCGGCAAAAGAAGGTGGCTTTTATGCCAATGTAGCCCGGGGAGTAATGGACCCGGCTTTTGAAGCAGTAGCCTTTAGTTTAAAAAACGGAGAAATTTCTAAAGTATTTGAAACTACTTACGGCTATCACTTCATTGAGTTGGTTCAACGTAAAGGAGAGCTTTTAGATTTACGTCACATTCTCATGATACCAAAAATGAGTAATTCTGATTTTTTCAGATCCAAATTGTTTTTAGATAGTGTGTATACTTTAATTCGAGAAGGGAAATATACCTTTGAAGAAGCCGCATATAAATTTAGCGATGATAAAGAAACCAAGCAAAATGGAGGTTTAATGATTAATCCTTCCACAGCAAGTACAAAATTCGACAATGAAGATTTAAGCCAGATAGATCAGAATTTAATTGTGACTTTAAATAGTATGCAAATAGGGGAAATAAGTAAACCTATGCAATTTACCGGAACTACAGATGGTAAGCCTGCTTTTCGAATTGTAAAATTGAAAAACAGAATTGATCCGCATAAAGCTAATTTGAAAGACGATTATCAAAAGTTGGCTTTAATGGCAACATCGGAACGAAACAGAAAAAACATCCGCGACTGGATAAGAAAAAGATCAAAGATAACTTACATTAAGTTGGATCCTGAATTTGCTTGTACTTTTGAAAGCGATTGGACGATTAATAGCGATTAG
- a CDS encoding enoyl-CoA hydratase/isomerase family protein: MQEGFVKSNIENGIGTISFFHPQSNSMPGYQLRALADEVAKLGNDDGVKVIVLKSEGEKAFCAGASFDELISIKDINTGTTFFSGFAGVINAMRKAPKFILVRVQGKAVGGGVGIASSGDFTFALQSASVKLSELAVGIGPFVVGPAVERKVGKSAFCELTINATEWRDAQWAKEKGLYNEVYENNELMDKALQSLAVKLAGSNPEAMAMLKKIMWEGTEHWDKLLMERAGMSGQLVLSEFTINAINQFKSK; the protein is encoded by the coding sequence ATGCAAGAAGGTTTTGTTAAGTCAAATATTGAAAACGGAATAGGAACTATTAGCTTTTTTCATCCGCAAAGCAATAGTATGCCCGGGTATCAGTTACGAGCTTTGGCCGATGAAGTTGCAAAACTTGGAAATGACGATGGAGTGAAAGTGATTGTATTAAAAAGTGAAGGGGAAAAAGCATTTTGTGCCGGAGCAAGTTTTGATGAATTAATCAGTATAAAAGATATAAATACCGGAACAACTTTTTTTAGTGGATTTGCCGGTGTAATTAATGCCATGCGTAAGGCCCCAAAATTTATTTTAGTTAGAGTACAAGGTAAAGCCGTAGGCGGAGGAGTTGGCATTGCCAGTAGCGGTGATTTTACTTTTGCATTACAAAGTGCTTCTGTTAAACTTAGTGAGTTGGCTGTAGGCATTGGACCATTTGTGGTGGGCCCCGCAGTAGAAAGAAAAGTAGGTAAGAGTGCCTTTTGTGAATTAACTATTAATGCAACAGAGTGGAGAGATGCGCAATGGGCTAAGGAAAAAGGATTATATAACGAAGTTTACGAGAATAATGAATTAATGGATAAAGCCTTGCAGTCGCTTGCTGTAAAGTTGGCGGGCAGCAATCCGGAAGCGATGGCCATGCTAAAAAAAATAATGTGGGAAGGGACGGAGCATTGGGATAAACTATTGATGGAAAGAGCGGGAATGAGCGGGCAATTGGTATTGAGTGAATTTACAATCAATGCTATCAATCAATTTAAATCCAAATAA